The region ACCTTCCCAGAGTTTGAGAATCGTGGCTTCGTCTGCTGCGGCTACAGATAGGATACTCGGTAGAGCTTTTATCCAGCGGTCATAGTAGTCAAGGACGGTTGCCACCCGGGTCTGCTGCAGCATCATCTCAGAGATCCAGACTCCGTAAGCTGGGTAGTTTTTCCGCCAGGGGAGATCTCGTTGGTGCTCTACAAACCAGGTGAGCAAGGCGTTCTGGAACTGAGATAATTCAGCAGGTGGCATTTTCTGGAAAACAAAAGGATCTGAGAGAAGAAAAAAAAGACTAAAGAAATCCAAGCACTGGTCGATATGTTCATCAGGCATTCAGTGCATCGGAAGCGCCGGGCCAAAAAACGCTAAAGAAATTTTCTCTGGCGTCGATAATAACCGCAAATGGATTTCGTTTTCGTCGTTCCCTTTTTGAGTCAGGAATCTCAATGGCACTTCGGGTCAATTCAAACGTCGCAGCACTAAACGCCTTGCGCCATCTGAATCACACCGAGAAAGAACTCAGCGGCAATCTAGAGCGCCTCTCCTCAGGGCGTCGATTGAATAGAGCAGCTGACGGCCCAGCAGAACTAGTGATTTCAGAGCAGATGAAGGCGCAAATTACTGGCCTGGAACAATCGATTCGAAATTCCGAAACTTCCATCTCTATGATGCAGACCACCGAAGGTGCTCTGAGTGAAGTTAGCTCCATTCTCATCAATCTCCGCCAACTTGCAGTACACTCCGCCAACGAAGCAACCAACGATGAAAAGATGTTGCAGGCCAACCAGGGTGAAATTGAAAATCTTTTGGTAACCTTGAGCAACATCTCCAAAAATACTCAGTTTGGAACCCGTACCTTGTTAGATGGCAGCAACTCCGTCAGTGGTGTTGCAGTAGGCGATGGAATGGACTTCGTGGAAGCCAAGGAATTTACAAAAGCTTCTCCAGCTGAAGGTTACAAGATCAATATCACTCAGCCTGCGACTCGGGCCATGGCTGTCGCCGAAAATACCTTAGCGATGGAAGATATCTACAAGTCCTTCGTCATCAGTGAAGGTGGCCGGACTGTAGAAGTGAATGTCAAAGACAACTTAGATCTCTATCGAGATGTTGAGAGGTTACTCCAAGCCGCTAATACGAGTTTAGAGCCGGGGTTCAAAGAGAAAACAGAGTTGGCTCTACAGCAGCTCGTTGCTAACGAGATGCAACGCCAGATTGATCAAGCCGGTCTTAATCTTGAAGTCATGGTCTACAAACCATTGGATACATTGGGTGATACCCTCTCTGACTTCAATAACTTGGAAGATGTATTGAACAAGCTTGAGCAATATCCTAGTGAAGAGATTCTGGGTGAGTTCAACAAGTTGGCCAATGAAGAAGTGATTGTCATTCGTCACCGAGAGTACGGTAGTGAACCAACCTTTACGGTCACCACAGAGATTGACGATTTCTTCGATATGGATACACCAGCCAATAAGGCAGTGACTGCTATCCCTGGACGAGACGTAGAGGGAACAATCGGAGGCAATCCTGAGTTTGGCGGTGGCGATCCTGCTATTGGTAGAGGTCAACTTTTAAGTGCAGCTCCAGGAACTGTCGCAGAAGGTGTAACGGTTCGTTACGGCG is a window of SAR324 cluster bacterium DNA encoding:
- a CDS encoding flagellin codes for the protein MALRVNSNVAALNALRHLNHTEKELSGNLERLSSGRRLNRAADGPAELVISEQMKAQITGLEQSIRNSETSISMMQTTEGALSEVSSILINLRQLAVHSANEATNDEKMLQANQGEIENLLVTLSNISKNTQFGTRTLLDGSNSVSGVAVGDGMDFVEAKEFTKASPAEGYKINITQPATRAMAVAENTLAMEDIYKSFVISEGGRTVEVNVKDNLDLYRDVERLLQAANTSLEPGFKEKTELALQQLVANEMQRQIDQAGLNLEVMVYKPLDTLGDTLSDFNNLEDVLNKLEQYPSEEILGEFNKLANEEVIVIRHREYGSEPTFTVTTEIDDFFDMDTPANKAVTAIPGRDVEGTIGGNPEFGGGDPAIGRGQLLSAAPGTVAEGVTVRYGGEPDDIIYEVFNRRENKIAGTLLRQMERGAMVGEDIDGYVHVSQRSLAFQVGPSEGQQRKISIQSISPTKLARNIDNDSQFRSLNDIEVLDVDSAQDALKLIDVAVSEISSLRGDLGSFQKNALESNLSSLRVTRENLVSAESTLADADMAEEMSSLVRNQILMSSGTAMLAQANQVPQSVLTLLERT